A window from Desulfonatronum sp. SC1 encodes these proteins:
- a CDS encoding pentapeptide repeat-containing protein has translation MGRARAILLAASLGLLLGLYSVGLGWAFDVRHLERLMETGQCEQCNLDHAELEGYELPDVVLLSASLLQINLIRADLRGANIDGADMRGARLMEANLEGAKLNQADLRGASLNDAILNDAGLRLADLRTASLNRAMLVGANLREANLGEAWLISAVLENADLRRARLGLAILRRANFYGADLEDADLRRADLRDADLGNVNLRGANLSQAIWTDGRVCALDSIGACR, from the coding sequence ATGGGAAGAGCACGGGCAATTTTGCTGGCCGCCAGCCTGGGGCTGTTGCTGGGTCTGTATTCGGTCGGGCTTGGATGGGCTTTTGATGTACGACATCTCGAGAGGCTGATGGAGACCGGACAATGCGAGCAGTGCAACCTGGACCATGCCGAGCTGGAGGGTTACGAGCTGCCCGACGTTGTCCTGCTTTCCGCCTCGCTGCTTCAGATTAACCTGATCCGGGCGGATTTGCGCGGGGCCAACATTGACGGGGCCGATATGCGCGGGGCCAGGTTGATGGAGGCCAACCTGGAAGGCGCGAAACTGAACCAGGCCGATCTGCGCGGGGCGAGTCTGAATGATGCGATTTTGAACGACGCCGGCTTGCGGCTAGCCGACTTGCGCACGGCAAGCCTGAACAGAGCCATGCTGGTCGGGGCCAACCTGCGCGAGGCCAATCTGGGCGAAGCCTGGCTGATCTCGGCCGTTCTCGAGAATGCTGATCTACGTCGGGCCAGGCTGGGCTTGGCCATATTGCGCCGAGCCAACTTTTACGGCGCTGACCTGGAAGACGCCGACCTTCGCCGCGCGGATCTCCGTGACGCGGACCTAGGCAATGTCAATCTACGCGGCGCGAACCTGTCCCAGGCCATCTGGACGGATGGCAGGGTGTGTGCTCTGGACTCCATCGGCGCGTGCAGGTAA
- a CDS encoding NupC/NupG family nucleoside CNT transporter, whose amino-acid sequence MSLLSVQSAFGLWAFVLLAWALSENRRAVRPRLILAGIGLQLGLALVLLKLPIFTDFFLLLNKAAEALESGTRAGTTFVFGYLGGGLLPFEEPYSGAAYIFAFRALPVIIVTGALTALLYHWKIIPVLVQGFSAVLRRILGIGGALGVGAAANVFAGMVESPLFIRPYVASLTRSELFALMTCGMATVAGTVLVLYAGIIGGAVPGALGHIMTASLISAPAAILVAGILIPETESPTMGEVVPPVETVSSMDAVVKGTGFGLHIYLNVVALLVVLVALVSMVNAALGLLPDLGGEPITLQGLLGYVMMPLVWLAGIPWSEAHAAGGLMGVKVVLNELLAYLEMAALPEGTLSPRSTLIMTYALCGFANIGSLGILIGGLISIAPERSREITALGPRSILTGVLATLMTGAVVGILN is encoded by the coding sequence ATGTCCCTGCTCTCCGTGCAAAGCGCATTCGGCCTTTGGGCTTTCGTCCTGCTTGCCTGGGCCTTGTCGGAAAACCGGAGGGCCGTTCGGCCTCGTTTGATCCTTGCCGGGATCGGCCTGCAACTGGGTCTGGCCCTGGTTCTCCTTAAATTACCCATTTTTACCGATTTCTTCCTGCTCCTGAACAAGGCCGCCGAAGCTCTGGAAAGCGGCACCCGGGCCGGAACCACCTTTGTCTTCGGCTATCTCGGTGGCGGCCTCTTGCCTTTTGAGGAACCTTACAGCGGGGCGGCGTACATCTTCGCCTTCCGGGCTCTGCCCGTAATCATCGTCACCGGGGCTCTGACCGCCCTACTCTACCACTGGAAGATCATCCCGGTTCTGGTCCAGGGTTTTTCCGCCGTGCTACGGCGAATCCTGGGCATTGGCGGGGCACTAGGAGTGGGGGCGGCGGCCAACGTCTTCGCGGGCATGGTGGAATCTCCGTTGTTCATCCGGCCCTATGTCGCCTCCCTGACACGCAGCGAACTCTTCGCCCTGATGACCTGCGGCATGGCCACCGTCGCCGGGACCGTGCTGGTGCTCTATGCCGGAATCATCGGAGGCGCTGTGCCGGGCGCGTTGGGGCACATCATGACGGCGTCCCTGATCAGCGCCCCGGCCGCGATCCTGGTGGCCGGAATTCTGATTCCGGAAACCGAATCGCCGACCATGGGGGAAGTCGTTCCCCCGGTGGAAACCGTTTCTTCCATGGACGCCGTGGTCAAGGGCACGGGGTTCGGCCTGCACATATACCTGAACGTCGTGGCCCTGCTGGTGGTTCTGGTGGCCCTGGTCAGCATGGTCAACGCCGCGTTGGGGCTGCTGCCCGATTTGGGAGGAGAGCCAATAACCCTTCAAGGGCTTCTGGGGTACGTGATGATGCCTCTGGTCTGGCTGGCCGGAATCCCTTGGAGCGAGGCCCACGCCGCCGGCGGCCTGATGGGCGTGAAGGTGGTTCTCAACGAACTGCTGGCCTACCTGGAGATGGCCGCGCTGCCCGAAGGAACGCTCTCCCCACGAAGCACCCTGATCATGACCTACGCCCTGTGCGGCTTCGCGAACATCGGCAGCCTGGGCATCCTGATCGGCGGGCTGATCAGCATCGCTCCGGAACGCAGCCGCGAAATCACTGCCCTTGGGCCGCGTTCGATCCTCACCGGAGTGCTGGCCACCCTGATGACCGGAGCAGTGGTCGGGATTCTGAATTGA
- a CDS encoding HAD family phosphatase: MTNPTNLPTLTRDRFDAVIFDMDGVVTDTAGLHGKAWKEMFDRFLEEHARKSGIPQEPFDLGRDYLDYVDGKPRFDGVRGFLASRNISLPEGSLEDEPGTGSVHALGNWKNRLFGKLLEEEGAVAYPGTVELIHKLHEGGLKTAIISSSKNAETILRSAEALELFEAKVDGVDSLELGIDGKPAPDIFLSAARELGVDPSRAVVVEDAVSGVQAGRAGNFGLVIGVDRGGNREALLANGADVVVADLDEVSVE; this comes from the coding sequence ATGACCAACCCCACCAATCTCCCGACTTTGACCAGAGACCGATTTGACGCCGTGATTTTCGACATGGACGGCGTGGTCACGGACACCGCCGGCCTGCACGGCAAGGCCTGGAAGGAGATGTTCGACCGGTTTCTGGAAGAACACGCCCGGAAGAGCGGGATCCCCCAGGAACCGTTTGATCTTGGCCGGGACTACCTGGATTACGTGGACGGCAAGCCCCGCTTTGACGGAGTGCGCGGCTTTTTGGCTTCCAGAAACATATCTCTGCCCGAAGGCTCTCTGGAGGACGAACCAGGCACGGGTAGCGTTCACGCCTTGGGTAACTGGAAAAACAGGCTGTTCGGCAAACTGCTGGAAGAGGAAGGGGCCGTTGCGTATCCCGGCACGGTGGAGTTGATTCACAAGCTACACGAGGGCGGACTCAAGACCGCGATCATCTCCTCCAGTAAGAACGCGGAGACGATTCTCCGTTCCGCGGAAGCGCTCGAACTGTTCGAAGCAAAGGTGGACGGCGTGGATTCCTTGGAGCTGGGCATCGACGGTAAGCCCGCGCCGGACATTTTTCTGAGCGCGGCTCGGGAACTGGGCGTCGATCCGAGCCGGGCCGTGGTGGTGGAAGACGCCGTTTCCGGGGTCCAGGCCGGAAGAGCCGGCAATTTCGGCCTAGTGATCGGGGTGGACCGGGGCGGCAATCGGGAAGCCCTGCTGGCCAACGGCGCGGACGTGGTGGTCGCGGATTTGGACGAAGTGTCCGTAGAGTGA
- a CDS encoding DMT family transporter, with the protein MLRGVDRLATGALFAATVLWAGSFIAMKLAIGVYGPMFVVFARMVLASGGLLLLVRRFKSERYQRGDWKLLLFMALCEPCLYFVCEGMALTYTSASQAGMVVAMLPLMVAMAAWVVLKERLRPRTWFGFLLAILGVIWLTLLSESTEHAPNPLLGNFLEFLAMCCATGSMIALKKLCVRYSPLFLTAVQAFVGCVFFLPIIFLPGTPLPDAFHLGAVLSILYLGIGVTIVAYWFYNFGISRLPAGQAAIFVNLIPVITLFLGWLILGERLLPMQYAAALLVLAGVFLSQGNQVPSRPAELTVRHTPKS; encoded by the coding sequence ATGTTGCGCGGCGTGGACCGGCTGGCCACCGGGGCGTTGTTCGCGGCCACGGTGCTCTGGGCCGGATCTTTCATCGCCATGAAGCTGGCCATCGGGGTTTACGGGCCGATGTTCGTTGTTTTTGCCCGGATGGTTCTGGCCAGCGGCGGCCTGCTGCTTCTGGTGAGGCGCTTCAAATCCGAGCGGTACCAGCGCGGAGACTGGAAACTCCTGCTGTTCATGGCCCTGTGCGAACCCTGCCTCTATTTTGTCTGCGAAGGCATGGCCCTGACCTACACCAGCGCCTCCCAGGCCGGGATGGTCGTGGCCATGCTCCCGCTGATGGTGGCCATGGCGGCCTGGGTCGTGCTCAAAGAACGACTGCGGCCCCGGACATGGTTTGGCTTCCTTCTGGCCATCCTTGGGGTGATCTGGCTGACACTGCTCTCGGAGAGCACGGAGCACGCCCCCAATCCCTTGCTGGGCAATTTCCTGGAGTTTCTAGCCATGTGCTGCGCCACGGGGAGCATGATCGCCCTGAAAAAGCTCTGCGTCCGCTACAGCCCGCTTTTCTTGACCGCGGTCCAGGCCTTCGTGGGCTGCGTCTTTTTTCTGCCGATCATTTTTTTGCCCGGTACGCCCCTGCCGGACGCCTTCCACCTGGGAGCCGTGCTTTCCATCCTGTACCTGGGCATCGGCGTGACCATCGTGGCCTATTGGTTCTACAACTTCGGCATCAGTCGCCTTCCGGCGGGCCAGGCCGCGATATTCGTGAACCTGATCCCGGTGATCACTCTGTTTCTGGGCTGGTTGATCCTTGGTGAACGGCTCTTGCCCATGCAGTACGCGGCGGCGTTACTGGTTCTGGCCGGGGTCTTTCTCAGCCAGGGCAACCAAGTCCCGAGTCGCCCCGCGGAGTTGACCGTACGGCATACGCCGAAAAGCTGA
- a CDS encoding AarF/ABC1/UbiB kinase family protein, translating to MRSYYAPRRIWSAFRFLATIFATVLKRPHILFIPPLGPAALKKTVLDLGVSFIKLAQVLATRADFFAEEYLVELRTIHDEVAPMTQADLDVMYRRAFGDSPPFARFEPEPMASASIGQVHWAQLSDGTEVAVKIRRLDIERKVRVDIRILEFFLGLFRPFFSVYTRNSLEAVLTEFSAMILKEVDMNIERDNLRKFREMYTRDDVHFPSYYNQYSNEDVLVMSFEHGVRVDDAAALERLRIPFQRIMDTLVDFYTEQMLVKGLFHADPHPGNLFVREDGTLVLLDFGMVKRLSNSSKMAMIEMVEAASARDFEMFIAACERLGVITPSAPPEEMLEFAERMFDIFGNIDLDAASMQTLALDVLFSMKETPFKMPQEVVYVLRASTLIEGLGTNYVENFNGVKDILPVLREKLPKALGFDKGLVSQVRREISTLPMTFKRIKTIITDLSEQKLQVKISRHTVDQINERLRGLLRPLVSGFLCIIAAFFVLQLDVDYGRTVAVTLFGFGVLRMLLGVR from the coding sequence ATGCGTAGCTATTACGCGCCGCGACGAATCTGGAGCGCGTTTCGGTTTCTGGCGACCATTTTCGCCACGGTCCTGAAGCGTCCCCACATTCTCTTCATTCCGCCCCTGGGGCCGGCGGCCTTGAAAAAGACCGTCCTGGATCTGGGCGTCAGCTTCATCAAGCTGGCCCAGGTCCTGGCCACGCGGGCGGATTTTTTTGCCGAAGAGTATCTGGTGGAGTTGCGCACCATCCACGACGAGGTCGCGCCCATGACTCAGGCCGATCTGGACGTGATGTACCGCCGGGCCTTCGGCGACTCCCCGCCTTTTGCCCGGTTCGAACCCGAGCCCATGGCCAGCGCCTCCATCGGTCAGGTCCACTGGGCCCAACTGTCGGACGGCACCGAAGTGGCGGTGAAGATCCGGCGGCTGGACATCGAGCGCAAGGTCCGGGTGGACATCCGGATTCTGGAATTCTTCCTGGGCCTGTTCCGGCCTTTTTTCAGCGTCTACACCCGCAATTCCCTGGAAGCCGTCCTGACCGAATTCTCGGCCATGATCCTCAAGGAAGTGGACATGAACATCGAGCGGGACAATCTGCGCAAGTTCCGGGAGATGTACACCCGTGACGACGTCCATTTTCCCAGTTATTACAACCAATACAGCAATGAGGACGTCCTGGTGATGAGCTTCGAGCACGGGGTGCGGGTGGACGACGCCGCGGCCCTGGAGCGGCTGCGCATCCCGTTTCAGCGGATCATGGACACCCTGGTGGACTTTTACACCGAGCAGATGCTGGTCAAGGGCCTGTTCCACGCGGACCCGCATCCGGGCAACCTGTTCGTGCGCGAGGACGGAACCCTGGTGCTGCTGGACTTCGGGATGGTCAAGCGCCTGTCCAATTCCTCCAAGATGGCCATGATCGAAATGGTGGAGGCGGCCTCGGCCCGGGACTTCGAGATGTTCATCGCGGCCTGCGAACGCCTGGGCGTGATCACGCCATCGGCCCCGCCGGAGGAAATGCTGGAGTTCGCGGAACGAATGTTCGACATTTTCGGGAACATCGACCTGGACGCGGCCAGCATGCAGACCCTGGCCCTGGACGTGCTCTTTTCCATGAAGGAGACGCCCTTCAAGATGCCCCAGGAGGTGGTCTACGTGCTCCGGGCCAGTACGCTGATCGAGGGGCTGGGCACCAATTACGTGGAGAACTTCAACGGGGTGAAGGACATTCTGCCCGTGCTCCGGGAGAAGCTGCCCAAGGCCCTGGGGTTCGACAAGGGGCTGGTCAGCCAGGTCCGCCGGGAGATCAGCACCCTGCCCATGACCTTCAAGCGGATCAAAACGATCATCACGGACCTCAGCGAACAGAAGCTGCAAGTCAAGATCTCCCGGCATACCGTGGACCAGATCAACGAGCGGTTGCGGGGACTCCTGCGTCCGCTGGTAAGCGGTTTCCTGTGCATCATCGCCGCGTTTTTCGTGTTGCAATTGGATGTGGATTACGGAAGGACTGTGGCGGTGACGCTGTTCGGGTTCGGAGTGTTGCGGATGCTGCTCGGAGTGCGCTGA
- the pyrE gene encoding orotate phosphoribosyltransferase → MNHWRKQLAALLMAKSYLEKDVVLTSGKRSNYYFDCKQTALHPEGAFLIGSLFVQMLQTESIHGVAGMTLGADPLVTATSLVARAEGLFWPAMIVRKEAKGHGTASYLEGMANFQLGDRVSVLEDVATTGGSALKACRRLTDAGFIVHRVCCILDREEGAAEALAEADIPFTALYTRSQLLHEADA, encoded by the coding sequence GTGAATCACTGGCGCAAACAACTGGCCGCGCTGCTGATGGCCAAATCCTATCTGGAAAAGGACGTCGTCCTGACGTCCGGCAAGCGCAGCAACTATTACTTCGACTGCAAGCAAACGGCCTTGCACCCGGAAGGGGCCTTCCTGATCGGCAGCCTTTTCGTCCAGATGCTGCAAACGGAATCCATTCACGGGGTCGCCGGGATGACCCTGGGCGCGGATCCGCTGGTCACCGCCACTTCCCTGGTTGCCCGGGCCGAAGGGCTTTTTTGGCCGGCCATGATCGTGCGCAAGGAAGCCAAGGGGCACGGCACGGCCAGCTACCTGGAAGGCATGGCCAATTTTCAGCTCGGCGACCGGGTGTCCGTGTTGGAGGACGTTGCCACCACCGGGGGCAGTGCGCTCAAGGCCTGTCGGCGGCTGACCGACGCCGGGTTCATCGTGCATCGAGTCTGCTGCATTCTGGACCGCGAAGAGGGCGCCGCCGAAGCCCTTGCCGAGGCCGACATTCCTTTCACCGCCCTTTACACAAGGAGCCAGTTGCTGCATGAGGCCGACGCATAA
- the purB gene encoding adenylosuccinate lyase, with amino-acid sequence MIERYTRPEMGRLWTLEARFQAWLEVELAVCEGWHELGHIPDEDMRNIRERAGFDLERILEIEERTRHDVIAFLTAVEEKTGLSARYIHLGCTSSDIVDTANALLLVRAGRIITAGLDRLLEVLREAAKQYKLLPAMGRTHGIHAEPITLGLKFAGFYAEFDRHRRRWNDAVENIRFGKISGAVGTYAHLEPRLEALACQRLGLNVDPISTQIIQRDRHAQYFTTLAIIAGGIERLCVELRHLQRTEVRELEEGFGKGQKGSSAMPHKKNPISAENLTGLARLLRGNAQAALENMALWHERDISHSSVERVIMPDSTILMDYMLHRLTGLLSGIQVHEDNVARNLGASQGLFFSQRILLALVEKGLQRQEAYELVQGLAMRAWKEKTPFEDLVRASEGITARLSRETLDDLFDLNYFFRHVDIIYDRVFD; translated from the coding sequence ATGATCGAGCGCTACACCCGCCCGGAAATGGGGCGGCTCTGGACCCTGGAGGCACGCTTCCAGGCCTGGCTGGAGGTTGAACTGGCCGTTTGCGAAGGCTGGCATGAACTCGGCCACATTCCGGATGAGGACATGCGCAACATCCGGGAGCGCGCCGGTTTCGACCTGGAACGTATCCTGGAGATCGAGGAGCGTACCCGGCACGACGTGATCGCTTTCCTCACCGCGGTGGAGGAGAAGACCGGGCTTTCGGCCAGGTATATCCATCTGGGATGCACCTCGTCGGACATCGTGGACACGGCCAACGCCCTGCTTCTGGTGCGGGCCGGGCGGATTATCACCGCCGGTCTGGACCGGCTCCTGGAAGTCCTGCGCGAGGCCGCAAAACAGTACAAACTGCTCCCGGCCATGGGCCGCACCCACGGCATTCACGCCGAACCCATCACCCTGGGGTTGAAGTTCGCTGGATTTTACGCCGAATTCGACCGCCATCGCAGGCGGTGGAACGACGCCGTGGAAAACATCCGCTTCGGCAAGATTTCCGGGGCCGTGGGCACCTACGCCCATCTGGAGCCGCGCCTGGAAGCCCTGGCGTGCCAACGGCTGGGGCTGAACGTGGACCCCATTTCCACGCAGATCATCCAGCGCGACCGCCACGCCCAGTATTTCACCACCCTGGCCATTATTGCCGGCGGCATAGAGCGGTTATGCGTGGAACTGCGGCACTTGCAGCGCACCGAGGTCCGGGAACTGGAAGAAGGCTTTGGCAAGGGCCAGAAGGGCTCGTCGGCCATGCCGCACAAAAAGAACCCCATTTCCGCGGAAAACCTGACTGGTCTGGCCCGGCTGCTGAGGGGTAACGCCCAGGCAGCCCTGGAGAACATGGCCCTCTGGCACGAGCGGGACATCAGCCATTCCTCGGTGGAGCGGGTGATCATGCCGGATTCCACCATCCTCATGGACTACATGCTGCACCGGCTCACCGGGCTGCTCTCCGGAATCCAGGTGCATGAAGACAATGTCGCCCGGAATCTGGGGGCTTCCCAAGGCCTTTTCTTTTCCCAGCGCATCCTTTTGGCGTTGGTGGAAAAAGGGTTGCAGCGCCAGGAGGCTTACGAACTGGTTCAGGGCCTGGCCATGCGGGCTTGGAAGGAAAAAACGCCCTTCGAGGACCTGGTCCGGGCCAGCGAAGGAATCACGGCCCGGCTTTCCCGGGAAACATTGGACGACCTCTTTGACCTGAACTATTTTTTTCGGCATGTAGACATTATTTATGATCGTGTCTTTGATTAG
- a CDS encoding FmdB family zinc ribbon protein codes for MPIYEYRCQECQQIFEQWQKDYSDQDKSCPVCGGRSQRLISNTSFVLKGSGWYVTDYCKNAASSGGNGNKTESTETKKDAPAKEAAAKPAEPAPSTSGSTTSAAD; via the coding sequence ATGCCCATTTATGAGTATCGCTGCCAGGAGTGTCAGCAAATCTTCGAGCAGTGGCAAAAGGATTACAGCGATCAGGACAAATCCTGCCCTGTCTGTGGCGGCCGATCCCAACGCCTGATTTCCAACACATCCTTCGTTCTGAAGGGCTCGGGCTGGTATGTCACGGATTACTGTAAGAACGCGGCGTCTTCCGGAGGCAACGGCAACAAGACGGAGAGCACGGAAACCAAGAAGGATGCCCCGGCCAAGGAAGCCGCGGCCAAACCTGCGGAGCCCGCGCCCTCGACGTCCGGCTCCACCACTTCCGCCGCCGACTAA
- a CDS encoding DUF362 domain-containing protein, whose translation MPSDVFFWNLRATRKAAYDVRLRRLFKAGGVSDVVRSGDLTAVKMHFGESGVTGFITPTWVRPIVAFLRKLGARPFLTDTNTLYVGQRGEAVSHGMLAAEHGFDPLLLQAPVIIADGLNSRNEISVPFPGKHVREAHLAGDILAADSLLTLSHFKGHELAGIGGSLKNLAMGCATRRGKMYQHGCLAPMVHTDKCKGCGVCVEVCASGALCLRPKWHEGKVELNPELCVGCGACLHVCREKCLAVDWKTDVTTFVERMMEYAAAVLRAMEKPQRPSPACVHVSFVTQVTPQCDCAGYSDKPVCPDIGVLVSRDPVALDQACLDMVNAAPPLHPSHLPSDIQPGEDKFRAMHPHVPEDYGLAYAESLGIGTRSYVVREI comes from the coding sequence ATGCCCAGCGATGTTTTTTTCTGGAACCTGCGCGCGACCCGCAAAGCCGCGTACGATGTCCGCCTGCGCCGGCTGTTCAAGGCCGGCGGCGTCTCCGACGTGGTGCGATCCGGGGATCTGACCGCGGTGAAGATGCACTTCGGCGAATCCGGCGTGACCGGGTTCATCACCCCGACCTGGGTGCGGCCCATCGTCGCGTTCCTGCGCAAGCTCGGGGCCAGGCCGTTTTTGACCGACACCAACACCCTGTATGTCGGACAGCGCGGCGAAGCCGTTTCCCACGGCATGCTGGCCGCGGAGCACGGTTTTGATCCGTTGCTGCTCCAGGCTCCGGTAATCATTGCCGACGGGTTGAACAGTCGCAACGAAATCTCCGTGCCGTTTCCGGGTAAGCATGTGCGGGAGGCCCATCTGGCTGGAGACATCCTGGCCGCGGATTCCCTGCTGACTCTGTCCCACTTCAAGGGCCACGAACTGGCCGGTATCGGCGGCAGCCTGAAAAATCTGGCCATGGGTTGCGCCACCCGCCGGGGCAAAATGTATCAGCACGGCTGCCTGGCCCCCATGGTCCACACGGACAAATGCAAAGGCTGCGGAGTGTGCGTGGAGGTTTGCGCATCTGGTGCGCTGTGCCTTCGTCCCAAATGGCACGAAGGCAAGGTCGAGCTGAACCCGGAGCTGTGCGTCGGCTGTGGAGCCTGCCTGCATGTCTGCCGGGAAAAATGTTTGGCCGTGGACTGGAAGACCGACGTGACGACGTTCGTGGAACGGATGATGGAGTATGCAGCGGCGGTGCTCCGGGCTATGGAGAAGCCCCAACGTCCCTCTCCGGCCTGCGTCCACGTGAGCTTCGTGACCCAGGTCACGCCCCAGTGCGACTGCGCCGGATACAGCGACAAGCCCGTGTGCCCGGACATCGGAGTTCTGGTTTCCCGTGACCCGGTAGCCCTGGACCAGGCCTGCCTGGACATGGTCAACGCGGCACCCCCTCTGCACCCCAGCCACCTTCCGTCGGACATCCAACCCGGCGAGGACAAGTTCCGGGCCATGCACCCCCATGTTCCGGAGGACTATGGATTGGCGTACGCTGAAAGCTTGGGCATCGGAACGCGAAGCTATGTCGTACGGGAGATTTGA